From Gimesia panareensis, the proteins below share one genomic window:
- a CDS encoding DUF6797 domain-containing protein has translation MKAVVRPLMLICLLSIAVPSPGFARETTSLLEQQLQQAPLDRLVQEAHRRGNPKRGALIYYKSVAACIKCHDSGDQATPLGPDLTKVDKSASDEYLIESILFPSRKIKKGYETVNLITVEGKLISGLIAEDRDEALVLRDAANLGQEVIIPKRDIEERTTAGKSMMPTGLVGTLNDQAEFYDLVSYVFEIARGGAPRAAELKPSAEELIVKDDTQNLDHAGILRRMNQRDFAEGERIYHGLCKNCHGVDGNTPSLPTARAFGKQPLKFGADPYRMFLTLSKGNGLMGPMQHLSPKERYQVVHYIREKFMKPGNPAYLPVTQAYLKELPPGTGSGEFDLDIERDFGPALASQLSRITTSALTVKLNEQTTISYDLHTLNQAGLWQGGFLDLSETQHIRGRGEGVPEPKGKKLSGLAGWQWGHGGTLDYPRENLRPRGPLPDKWLHYHGQYVHGKQLVLSYAIDGREIQELPQAIPGQTAVRHRLRIGPGKALVLATAAPEYQNANFTDVLVPGKERPQERTGAASGALVVCGKSAGQQLGPFTASAVVGDTAGLSWELDGKQRLVLSIPADQKSRLIDIVCFAGKGNSDLTAAQTLIQKEAEQKPIDPRSLTHGGKANWPGVLSTVGYPGLESGAYALDTITIPDQTPWNTWFRTSALDFFPDGRMVVSTHGGDIWIVSGLDKDLLNVKWKRFAGGLYEPFGIKVVNGLIYVTCKDRLTRLHDLNQDGEADFYESFSADTDVSRFFHSFNFDLHTDSQGNFYYTKCGQYTSYALPGAVIKVSPDGKQWEIYCTGFRTPNGMGMLPDDRMTVSDNQGNWMPASKISLVKPGGFYGYVQTHAGGKNWAPDGGRIDHRKVVPPKTFDPPIIWMPQDYDNSSGGQLWVDDPRWGPLSGRLLHTSFGKGWLYYLMLQDFDDVSQAAIIKLPFNFSTGIHRARVNPADGQVYAVGLDGWNGGGRRGLRDKGVQRLRYTGKPLSMVTDCQVEADGLQIDFNFPLDPESARDLKSYVAEQWNYHWRPEYGSDMYSPSTDRPGKEKLKITRVLLAENGQSVKLVVPSIQPVNQVHLQLNLKSEAGEPFQEEIYWTINRVPESN, from the coding sequence ATGAAAGCTGTTGTGCGCCCGTTAATGCTGATCTGCCTGCTGAGCATTGCTGTTCCCTCCCCAGGCTTCGCCCGGGAAACGACGAGTCTCCTGGAGCAACAGCTTCAGCAGGCGCCTTTGGATCGACTGGTGCAGGAAGCCCATCGGCGGGGTAACCCGAAACGTGGCGCCCTGATCTATTACAAATCGGTGGCCGCCTGCATCAAGTGCCATGACAGCGGTGACCAAGCCACTCCCCTGGGACCGGATCTGACCAAAGTCGACAAGAGTGCCAGCGATGAATATCTGATCGAATCGATCCTGTTCCCTTCCCGTAAAATCAAAAAAGGTTATGAGACGGTCAACCTGATCACGGTGGAGGGGAAGCTGATTTCCGGCCTGATCGCTGAAGATCGGGACGAGGCACTGGTACTGCGTGACGCCGCCAATCTGGGACAGGAGGTGATTATTCCCAAACGCGACATTGAGGAAAGAACCACTGCCGGCAAGTCGATGATGCCGACCGGCCTGGTGGGGACACTGAATGACCAGGCGGAGTTTTACGATCTGGTCAGCTATGTGTTTGAAATCGCTCGAGGAGGCGCACCCCGTGCTGCTGAGTTAAAGCCCTCAGCGGAAGAACTGATTGTCAAAGACGACACGCAGAACCTGGATCACGCGGGGATACTGCGGCGAATGAATCAGCGGGATTTCGCCGAGGGGGAACGCATCTATCACGGTCTGTGTAAAAACTGTCATGGTGTGGACGGCAATACGCCTTCCCTGCCGACCGCGCGGGCCTTTGGAAAACAGCCCCTCAAATTCGGTGCTGATCCCTACCGGATGTTTCTTACGCTCTCCAAGGGGAACGGCCTGATGGGACCGATGCAGCATCTGAGCCCCAAAGAACGCTACCAGGTCGTGCATTACATCCGCGAAAAATTCATGAAGCCGGGCAACCCCGCTTACCTACCTGTCACACAGGCTTATCTCAAGGAATTGCCTCCGGGAACGGGCTCGGGCGAATTCGATCTGGATATCGAGCGTGACTTTGGACCGGCGCTGGCTTCGCAGCTCTCCCGGATTACTACCAGTGCTCTGACCGTCAAACTGAATGAGCAGACCACGATTTCCTATGACCTGCATACGCTGAACCAGGCAGGACTCTGGCAGGGCGGGTTTCTCGATTTGAGTGAAACCCAGCACATCCGGGGCCGCGGCGAAGGTGTTCCCGAACCGAAAGGAAAGAAACTATCAGGCCTGGCCGGCTGGCAGTGGGGTCACGGGGGAACGCTCGATTATCCACGTGAAAACCTGCGTCCGCGGGGTCCGCTGCCGGACAAGTGGCTGCACTACCACGGTCAATATGTGCACGGGAAACAGCTGGTGCTCTCTTATGCCATCGATGGCCGCGAAATCCAGGAACTCCCCCAGGCGATTCCAGGACAGACAGCGGTGCGACATCGACTGCGCATTGGGCCGGGAAAAGCACTCGTCCTGGCCACGGCGGCTCCTGAATACCAAAACGCCAATTTCACTGACGTACTCGTTCCCGGAAAGGAACGACCTCAAGAACGCACGGGAGCCGCATCGGGAGCACTGGTGGTCTGTGGTAAGTCGGCGGGTCAGCAACTCGGTCCGTTTACAGCTTCCGCGGTCGTGGGCGATACAGCCGGCCTGAGCTGGGAGCTTGACGGGAAACAACGTCTCGTCTTATCGATCCCCGCGGATCAGAAATCGCGACTGATCGACATTGTCTGTTTTGCCGGGAAGGGGAACTCTGATCTGACAGCAGCACAGACACTCATCCAGAAAGAAGCGGAGCAGAAACCGATCGATCCCCGATCCCTGACACACGGCGGCAAAGCGAACTGGCCCGGCGTCTTATCGACCGTGGGATATCCGGGTCTGGAATCCGGGGCCTATGCACTGGATACGATCACGATTCCGGACCAGACGCCCTGGAACACCTGGTTTCGAACTTCGGCACTTGATTTCTTTCCCGACGGGCGGATGGTCGTTTCCACACATGGGGGCGATATCTGGATCGTTTCCGGTCTCGATAAAGACCTGTTGAACGTGAAATGGAAACGCTTTGCGGGTGGACTCTACGAACCCTTCGGCATCAAGGTGGTGAACGGTCTGATTTATGTCACCTGTAAAGATCGACTGACGCGGCTGCACGATCTGAACCAGGATGGCGAAGCCGATTTCTATGAAAGCTTTTCCGCAGATACCGATGTCTCGCGGTTCTTCCATTCGTTCAATTTCGATCTGCATACCGATTCGCAGGGGAACTTTTATTACACGAAGTGCGGGCAGTATACGAGCTATGCCCTGCCGGGCGCGGTGATCAAGGTCTCTCCCGATGGTAAACAGTGGGAAATTTACTGCACGGGCTTCCGTACTCCTAACGGCATGGGAATGCTGCCCGACGACCGGATGACAGTGAGCGACAACCAGGGCAACTGGATGCCCGCTTCGAAAATCAGCCTGGTGAAACCGGGCGGCTTTTACGGCTATGTGCAGACACATGCTGGTGGCAAGAACTGGGCTCCCGATGGGGGGCGGATTGACCATCGGAAGGTAGTCCCTCCGAAAACGTTTGATCCACCGATCATCTGGATGCCGCAGGATTATGACAATTCTTCGGGGGGACAGTTGTGGGTCGATGATCCCCGCTGGGGACCGCTGTCAGGTCGCCTGCTGCATACCAGCTTTGGGAAGGGTTGGCTGTACTACCTGATGCTGCAGGATTTCGACGACGTGAGCCAGGCCGCGATCATCAAACTGCCTTTCAATTTCAGTACCGGAATTCATCGGGCGCGGGTCAACCCGGCAGACGGGCAGGTCTATGCAGTCGGTCTGGACGGCTGGAACGGCGGCGGACGCCGGGGACTGCGCGATAAGGGTGTTCAACGGCTGCGTTATACCGGTAAACCATTATCGATGGTGACGGACTGCCAGGTGGAAGCGGACGGTCTGCAGATCGATTTCAACTTTCCGCTCGATCCTGAGAGTGCCCGCGATCTGAAATCGTATGTCGCGGAACAATGGAATTACCACTGGCGACCGGAATACGGTTCGGACATGTATTCCCCCTCCACCGACCGACCGGGAAAAGAGAAACTCAAGATCACCCGCGTTCTGCTCGCCGAGAATGGTCAAAGTGTGAAACTCGTCGTGCCCTCGATCCAACCGGTGAACCAGGTGCATTTGCAGTTGAACCTCAAATCAGAGGCTGGAGAGCCGTTCCAGGAAGAGATTTACTGGACGATTAACAGGGTTCCTGAATCGAATTAA
- a CDS encoding PhnD/SsuA/transferrin family substrate-binding protein has product MTLKQISYSLCCLMCCLAFSALPAWSKEKSADQKDSPQSLTLIVMDPLAAPLSCPCVKGYAQRKYEKLGEYLETQLGRKVEVKFSEALAKVLPKNGNDQACLIIGKESVILADADALKLKVHPVARLSDLKGETTQTGLIVVPAGDPAQTAKDLQGYRIFFGPSECAEKHQAAMSILKNAHVQIPQKLDISQACSDGACKILEFDKDVRAAAVISSYAKPLLQGCGTIKKGDLRVVAETKPVPFISAFTGGNVNAAEQKQITAALMNVVTHPELCESLESLLGFVLFEQETPGAQPGKETTKKKIADPQTEQSTSVWPGWPGWRGPLRNGTVAQLPASLPATAKRVWDFKLAYSGLGGIAATKDRVIFGDRGLDNQTDIFRCLSASDGKVQWVLEYLAPGELDYGTSPRTTPLIYGDLVILLGAFGDLHCVEIATGNMVWKKNIYRDFGVNPRPTWGACSSPLIVDHRLIVNPGAKTASVVALDPQTGKTLWQTPGPEAAYGSFIAGKFGGRLQIVGHDAVSLGGWDVKTGQRLWTVVPKYTGDFNVPTPLALNGQLLISTENNGTRLYDFQSDGMIVPTPVALNEDLNPDMSSSVRIGDQIYCVWYDMYCLNWKDGLKTAWNATDKAFGDYAAIVSDSRRILVIGKGGRLVLVDGNPQQFKVNSRLDLFPDPGNENIFSHCALVGNRLYLRGESELICVDLAAR; this is encoded by the coding sequence GTGACTTTGAAACAGATCTCGTATTCCCTGTGCTGCCTGATGTGTTGTCTGGCTTTCAGTGCCTTACCTGCCTGGTCCAAAGAAAAGTCAGCAGATCAGAAAGACAGCCCGCAATCCCTGACATTGATTGTCATGGATCCTCTGGCAGCGCCCCTTTCGTGTCCCTGTGTGAAAGGCTATGCTCAGCGCAAATATGAAAAGCTGGGGGAATACCTGGAAACGCAACTGGGACGAAAAGTCGAGGTTAAATTCTCAGAAGCACTGGCCAAGGTACTGCCCAAAAACGGGAATGACCAGGCCTGCCTGATCATCGGGAAAGAATCCGTCATTCTCGCTGATGCAGACGCGCTGAAACTGAAAGTGCACCCGGTCGCCCGACTCTCTGATCTGAAAGGGGAGACGACCCAGACCGGACTGATTGTCGTCCCTGCCGGGGATCCTGCTCAAACAGCCAAAGACCTGCAGGGCTACCGCATCTTCTTCGGGCCGTCTGAGTGTGCAGAGAAGCATCAGGCAGCCATGTCGATTCTGAAAAATGCCCATGTCCAGATCCCCCAAAAGCTGGACATCAGCCAGGCCTGCAGTGATGGGGCCTGCAAAATTCTGGAATTTGACAAAGACGTGCGCGCCGCGGCCGTCATCTCCAGCTATGCCAAACCGCTCCTGCAGGGGTGTGGCACCATCAAAAAAGGGGATCTGCGTGTCGTTGCGGAAACAAAGCCGGTTCCCTTCATCTCAGCTTTTACGGGCGGAAACGTGAATGCTGCAGAACAGAAGCAGATCACTGCTGCACTCATGAATGTGGTCACACACCCCGAACTCTGTGAGTCGTTGGAATCATTGCTGGGATTTGTTCTCTTCGAACAGGAAACACCAGGGGCACAGCCCGGCAAGGAGACCACGAAAAAAAAAATAGCTGATCCGCAGACAGAGCAGTCCACGTCAGTCTGGCCCGGCTGGCCCGGCTGGCGGGGCCCGCTCCGGAATGGCACTGTCGCGCAACTGCCAGCGTCATTGCCCGCGACTGCCAAACGGGTCTGGGATTTTAAACTGGCCTATTCCGGTCTGGGGGGAATCGCTGCCACCAAAGATCGGGTGATCTTTGGAGACCGCGGACTGGACAACCAGACTGATATCTTTCGCTGTCTCTCCGCCAGCGATGGAAAAGTGCAGTGGGTGCTGGAATATCTGGCCCCGGGGGAACTGGATTACGGCACCTCGCCCCGGACCACCCCCTTGATCTATGGCGACCTGGTCATTCTGCTCGGCGCATTCGGCGATCTGCACTGTGTGGAAATCGCCACGGGAAATATGGTCTGGAAAAAAAATATCTATCGCGATTTCGGCGTGAATCCCAGGCCCACCTGGGGCGCCTGTTCCTCACCCTTGATTGTCGATCACCGCTTGATTGTCAATCCGGGAGCCAAAACCGCTTCGGTGGTCGCTCTTGACCCACAGACCGGCAAAACGCTATGGCAGACCCCGGGACCGGAAGCCGCTTATGGCTCCTTCATCGCGGGGAAATTCGGCGGCCGCCTACAGATCGTAGGCCACGATGCCGTTTCTCTGGGAGGCTGGGACGTCAAAACCGGTCAGCGGTTATGGACGGTCGTTCCCAAATATACCGGGGACTTTAATGTACCCACACCCCTGGCGCTCAACGGACAACTGCTGATCTCAACAGAAAATAACGGAACCCGTCTCTATGATTTCCAATCTGATGGCATGATCGTTCCCACGCCGGTGGCCCTCAATGAAGATCTGAATCCTGACATGAGTTCATCGGTCCGAATCGGCGATCAGATTTATTGTGTCTGGTACGACATGTATTGTCTGAACTGGAAAGACGGATTGAAAACGGCCTGGAACGCCACAGATAAAGCGTTCGGCGATTATGCGGCAATCGTTTCCGACTCCCGGCGGATTCTCGTGATCGGCAAGGGGGGCCGACTGGTCCTGGTGGACGGCAATCCGCAACAGTTCAAAGTGAACTCACGGCTGGATCTCTTTCCTGATCCGGGCAACGAAAACATCTTCTCCCACTGCGCCCTCGTGGGTAACCGCCTCTACCTCCGCGGCGAAAGCGAGCTGATCTGCGTCGATTTGGCAGCACGTTAA
- a CDS encoding metallophosphoesterase, with product MSSKIPFLGILLLLMIGSPVLGQDLQPEPDDQAAGPVTFYVMGDVPYKPVEDIQLPQQIAEIPDDAAFVVHLGDIKTGKTPCDEAVYKKVFGMLRESKQPVFIIPGDNEWNDCSNPEQAWQLWEKYFMRFDRRWQHTLPVFRQLEREENFSFVKGNVLFIGLNLVGGRVQDAAEWKQRHADDLAWVRHNLRRFGQEVNSLVLFGHAKPAKNHDDFFEPFTQDALKFQKPILYIHGDGHVWIYDRPYETKNILRVQVDQGGIAPPLKVTVTPDKTNPFQFDRRNGKPAK from the coding sequence ATGTCATCTAAGATACCTTTTCTGGGAATCCTGCTGCTGTTAATGATCGGTTCGCCCGTCCTGGGACAGGATCTGCAACCGGAACCCGATGACCAGGCCGCGGGGCCGGTCACCTTCTATGTAATGGGAGATGTTCCCTACAAGCCGGTCGAAGATATACAGCTGCCACAGCAGATTGCAGAGATTCCCGACGATGCCGCGTTTGTCGTGCATCTCGGCGATATCAAGACCGGCAAAACTCCCTGCGACGAGGCTGTCTACAAAAAAGTGTTTGGCATGCTCAGGGAATCAAAGCAGCCGGTGTTTATCATTCCCGGTGACAATGAGTGGAACGACTGCAGCAATCCGGAACAGGCCTGGCAGTTATGGGAAAAGTACTTCATGCGGTTCGATCGTCGCTGGCAGCACACTCTGCCGGTTTTCCGGCAGCTTGAACGGGAAGAAAACTTTTCGTTTGTGAAAGGGAACGTGTTGTTCATCGGCTTAAACCTCGTCGGCGGTCGCGTGCAGGATGCTGCTGAATGGAAACAGCGCCACGCAGATGACCTGGCATGGGTTCGACACAATCTGCGCCGCTTTGGTCAGGAAGTTAACAGTCTGGTTCTCTTCGGGCACGCGAAGCCGGCCAAAAACCACGACGACTTTTTCGAGCCCTTCACCCAAGATGCCCTGAAGTTCCAGAAGCCGATCCTCTACATCCACGGCGATGGACACGTCTGGATTTATGATCGACCTTATGAAACCAAAAATATCTTGCGTGTGCAGGTCGACCAGGGGGGGATCGCTCCGCCCCTTAAGGTGACCGTAACTCCGGACAAAACCAATCCGTTTCAGTTTGACCGGCGGAACGGGAAGCCGGCTAAATAA